From a single Arachis hypogaea cultivar Tifrunner chromosome 3, arahy.Tifrunner.gnm2.J5K5, whole genome shotgun sequence genomic region:
- the LOC112790360 gene encoding DNA repair protein recA homolog 3, mitochondrial isoform X2 has translation MARLLRNTSLIRRSFLQPDTVNAFLVSEEALGYRLKRGIFGMSQSLSFSSKGRRRSKSDGSDSCEENMSKKDLALQHAMDQITSAFGKGSIMWLGRTISPKDVPVVSTGSFALDIALGVGGLPKGRVVEIFGPEASGKTTLALHVIAEAQKLGGYCAFVDAEHALDKSLAESIGVNTENLLLSQPDCGEQALSLVDTLIRSGSLDVIVVDSVAALVPKGELDGEMGDAHMAMQARLMSQALRKLCHSLSLSQCILIFINQVRSKLSTFGGFGGPTEVTCGGNALKFYASVRLNIKRVGLVKKGEETLGSQVQVKIVKNKLAPPFKTAQFELEFGKGICKESEIIELSLKHKLISKNGAYFGYNGQNFHGKDALKRFLAESDNTQELTAKLREKLLNTEKESVTESQDSSDNETAVALEA, from the exons ATGGCAAGGCTGCTCCGTAACACTTCACTTATCAGACGCTCTTTCTTACAACCCGATACAGTGAATGCATTTCTTGTTTCTGAAGAAGCTCTTGGTTAT AGACTTAAACGAGGAATTTTCGGCATGTCTCAATCTTTGAGCTTTTCAAGTAAAG GTAGAAGGCGCTCTAAGTCAGATGGAAGTGACTCTTGTGAAGAGAACATGTCTAAGAAAGATTTGGCCTTACAACATGCCATGGATCAGATCACTTCTGCTTTTGGAAAGGGATCTATCATGTGGCTTGGTCGTACTATCTCACCAAAAGATGTACCTGTGGTCTCAACTGGTTCATTTGCTCTAGATATAGCGCTCGGTGTTGGTGGTCTTCCAAAG GGACGTGTTGTGGAAATATTTGGACCTGAGGCTTCTGGGAAAACAACTCTTGCTTTACATGTGATTGCTGAGGCACAGAAGCTAGGAG GGTATTGTGCCTTTGTTGATGCTGAGCATGCACTTGATAAGTCACTTGCAGAGTCTATTGGTGTTAATACCGAGAACTTGCTTTTATCACAACCAGATTGTGGTGAACAGGCACTTAGTCTTGTAGATACCCTAATTCGGAGTGGTTCACTTGATGTAATTGTTGTCGATAGT GTGGCTGCCCTTGTTCCTAAAGGTGAACTTGATGGTGAGATGGGTGATGCTCACATGGCCATGCAAGCTAGGTTGATGAGCCAGGCGCTTCGGAAGTTGTGCCACTCCTTATCACTCTCGCAGTGTATATTGATTTTTATAAACCAG GTGAGGTCAAAGCTTTCAACTTTTGGGGGTTTTGGTGGGCCGACTGAAGTTACTTGTGGCGGTAATGCACTGAAATTCTATGCTTCTGTTCGGCTAAATATCAAAAGAGTAGGGCTTGTGAAGAAAGGTGAAGAG ACTTTAGGGAGCCAGGTTCAAGTTAAAATTGTTAAGAACAAGCTTGCACCTCCATTTAAAACGGCGCAGTTCGAACTCGAGTTTGGGAAGGGTATTTGTAAAGAATCCGAGATTATAGAACTTAGCCTAAAACACAAGCTAATCTCAAAGAATGGTGCATATTTCGGGTATAATGGCCAGAATTTCCATGGCAAGGATGCCTTGAAGAGGTTCCTGGCTGAAAGTGATAACACACAAGAATTAACAGCGAAGCTTCGCGAGAAGCTACTTAACACTGAGAAAGAATCAGTCACGGAGTCACAGGATTCTAGTGACAATGAAACTGCTGTTGCTTTAGAAGCATGA
- the LOC112790360 gene encoding DNA repair protein recA homolog 3, mitochondrial isoform X1, protein MARLLRNTSLIRRSFLQPDTVNAFLVSEEALGYRLKRGIFGMSQSLSFSSKGRRRSKSDGSDSCEENMSKKDLALQHAMDQITSAFGKGSIMWLGRTISPKDVPVVSTGSFALDIALGVGGLPKGRVVEIFGPEASGKTTLALHVIAEAQKLGGYCAFVDAEHALDKSLAESIGVNTENLLLSQPDCGEQALSLVDTLIRSGSLDVIVVDSVSSSKPEKVAALVPKGELDGEMGDAHMAMQARLMSQALRKLCHSLSLSQCILIFINQVRSKLSTFGGFGGPTEVTCGGNALKFYASVRLNIKRVGLVKKGEETLGSQVQVKIVKNKLAPPFKTAQFELEFGKGICKESEIIELSLKHKLISKNGAYFGYNGQNFHGKDALKRFLAESDNTQELTAKLREKLLNTEKESVTESQDSSDNETAVALEA, encoded by the exons ATGGCAAGGCTGCTCCGTAACACTTCACTTATCAGACGCTCTTTCTTACAACCCGATACAGTGAATGCATTTCTTGTTTCTGAAGAAGCTCTTGGTTAT AGACTTAAACGAGGAATTTTCGGCATGTCTCAATCTTTGAGCTTTTCAAGTAAAG GTAGAAGGCGCTCTAAGTCAGATGGAAGTGACTCTTGTGAAGAGAACATGTCTAAGAAAGATTTGGCCTTACAACATGCCATGGATCAGATCACTTCTGCTTTTGGAAAGGGATCTATCATGTGGCTTGGTCGTACTATCTCACCAAAAGATGTACCTGTGGTCTCAACTGGTTCATTTGCTCTAGATATAGCGCTCGGTGTTGGTGGTCTTCCAAAG GGACGTGTTGTGGAAATATTTGGACCTGAGGCTTCTGGGAAAACAACTCTTGCTTTACATGTGATTGCTGAGGCACAGAAGCTAGGAG GGTATTGTGCCTTTGTTGATGCTGAGCATGCACTTGATAAGTCACTTGCAGAGTCTATTGGTGTTAATACCGAGAACTTGCTTTTATCACAACCAGATTGTGGTGAACAGGCACTTAGTCTTGTAGATACCCTAATTCGGAGTGGTTCACTTGATGTAATTGTTGTCGATAGTGTAAGTTCATCGAAGCCTGAAAAG GTGGCTGCCCTTGTTCCTAAAGGTGAACTTGATGGTGAGATGGGTGATGCTCACATGGCCATGCAAGCTAGGTTGATGAGCCAGGCGCTTCGGAAGTTGTGCCACTCCTTATCACTCTCGCAGTGTATATTGATTTTTATAAACCAG GTGAGGTCAAAGCTTTCAACTTTTGGGGGTTTTGGTGGGCCGACTGAAGTTACTTGTGGCGGTAATGCACTGAAATTCTATGCTTCTGTTCGGCTAAATATCAAAAGAGTAGGGCTTGTGAAGAAAGGTGAAGAG ACTTTAGGGAGCCAGGTTCAAGTTAAAATTGTTAAGAACAAGCTTGCACCTCCATTTAAAACGGCGCAGTTCGAACTCGAGTTTGGGAAGGGTATTTGTAAAGAATCCGAGATTATAGAACTTAGCCTAAAACACAAGCTAATCTCAAAGAATGGTGCATATTTCGGGTATAATGGCCAGAATTTCCATGGCAAGGATGCCTTGAAGAGGTTCCTGGCTGAAAGTGATAACACACAAGAATTAACAGCGAAGCTTCGCGAGAAGCTACTTAACACTGAGAAAGAATCAGTCACGGAGTCACAGGATTCTAGTGACAATGAAACTGCTGTTGCTTTAGAAGCATGA
- the LOC112790361 gene encoding uncharacterized protein isoform X2, with product MADSNSKDAAYSVSVKEEVDAKVHTEKSTCHHHHIHSRETHGVNNCIDENTSLDDVKAPNVFERAKEEFQALAQLFHQKKEAHAHDTGDGNQIAESKFKHEIPNSPSEKKAKSSSANLIARTKKEIKGIIHNNKSKHHPHHKETHGRNDDIDENTPANEVKGPNVFGRVKEEFEAVLQAILPKKGS from the exons TTAAGGAAGAAGTTGATGCTAAAGTGCATACTGAGAAGTCAActtgtcatcatcatcatattcatAGCAGGGAAACTCATGGAGTGAATAATTGCATCGATGAAAACACGTCTTTAGATGATGTGAAGGCTCCAAATGTGTTTGAGAGAGCAAAGGAGGAGTTTCAAGCACTTGCTCAACTGTTCCATCAAAAGAAAGAGGCCCATGCTCATGATACAGG GGATGGAAATCAAATAGCTGAGTCAAAATTCAAACATGAAATCCCAAACTCTCCATCAG AAAAGAAGGCAAAGTCATCATCAGCAAACCTTATAGCAAGAACTAAGAAAGAGATCAAAGGCATCATACACAATAATAAGTCAAAGCATCATCCTCATCACAAAGAAACTCATGGAAGAAATGATGATATTGACGAGAATACCCCTGCCAATGAGGTCAAGGGTCCAAATGTATTTGGAAGGGTAAAAGAGGAATTTGAAGCTGTTTTGCAAGCAATACTTCCTAAGAAAGGAAGTTGA
- the LOC112790361 gene encoding uncharacterized protein isoform X1 produces MADSNSKDAAYSVSVKEEVDAKVHTEKSTCHHHHIHSRETHGVNNCIDENTSLDDVKAPNVFERAKEEFQALAQLFHQKKEAHAHDTGDGNQIAESKFKHEIPNSPSAEKKAKSSSANLIARTKKEIKGIIHNNKSKHHPHHKETHGRNDDIDENTPANEVKGPNVFGRVKEEFEAVLQAILPKKGS; encoded by the exons TTAAGGAAGAAGTTGATGCTAAAGTGCATACTGAGAAGTCAActtgtcatcatcatcatattcatAGCAGGGAAACTCATGGAGTGAATAATTGCATCGATGAAAACACGTCTTTAGATGATGTGAAGGCTCCAAATGTGTTTGAGAGAGCAAAGGAGGAGTTTCAAGCACTTGCTCAACTGTTCCATCAAAAGAAAGAGGCCCATGCTCATGATACAGG GGATGGAAATCAAATAGCTGAGTCAAAATTCAAACATGAAATCCCAAACTCTCCATCAG CAGAAAAGAAGGCAAAGTCATCATCAGCAAACCTTATAGCAAGAACTAAGAAAGAGATCAAAGGCATCATACACAATAATAAGTCAAAGCATCATCCTCATCACAAAGAAACTCATGGAAGAAATGATGATATTGACGAGAATACCCCTGCCAATGAGGTCAAGGGTCCAAATGTATTTGGAAGGGTAAAAGAGGAATTTGAAGCTGTTTTGCAAGCAATACTTCCTAAGAAAGGAAGTTGA